attttcttaactTGTCGGAAATAATGGGAATGGAAGCACCACATTACAAGCCTTTCTCTGCTAGTTCCAAATCCTAGTTCCGATAGTCAAGCCATGAAGAGTTCTGTAATTTCAGAGCACTCCCAAAGGGTTTACATCAATTGATGAGCACTCTTTTCTATTACCTCACTCTAGGTTTTGACATGCTGTGGTTGAAAGATTACATTTAAGATCAGCTGCAAAATCTGGCTCTGTCACAGTTTTCAAAGTATAGTCTTTACATTCAAGCAAAGACTGATTATAAGTCCAGTCACAGAACTATATTCTCTGTCCTAGGGTGCACAGTCCActcagtgaaaaacaaaacacacgcCAACCTTTGGTTTCCAGACCCCTGAGCGCCGGCGGAGCAGCTTCAGTGCGCTCACGTACTCTGCTTGGATCCTGCGGGCTGGCACAACCAGGTCTCCATCAGATTTAGTTATAACTACCAGATCTGCCATCTCGATTATACCCCTTTTGATGCCCTAAAAAGAACAGAACCACATCACACACATTCCATTTACTCTCAGCAAGAATGATGAAAGTAGGCACCATGCTTTCAAAGTCATACACTCCACTGTGTGTCATTTTTCTGTTCTACCCAAGCTCTGTGTGCCAGGAATAACAATTACTTGACAAAAGTTACCTAAATGCACCAGCTCTTGAATTATGGAAGTCACCTGCAATATCCCCTCTCAATTTAGAGACTAACTTGATAAAATATATTGAGACTTTGAGTAAAGAGATGATCAAGACAAAAATTGATGGAGTGGCAGGAGGCAGCTCACGTCATCTCACTGAGACAAAGCAAGGTAAATTATTTGATCAGTAGCCTACAAAATAAGTAAGGCAAGTTGAGAGATTAAACAAAGGTGACCATGACATGTGACCATGGCCTAGACTGGACAAGCAAAGCGTGACTGCCTCCAGCTGAGCCAGGGGACACCAGTGGGGCCCTCTCACTGGTTTGGCTCATGTTCTGCCCAAAGAATGACAACCTCTGTAGAGTGCCTCAGGCTCTACTACTTCCATTATGAGTCCCACAGAAGACCACTAAAAGCATGACGGCCCCTCTCCTGGGGGCACCCTCCCACCTCACAGGCCTTACTTCTCCTGGATAAAATTAGCTTTCACTTACTCATCTCTCTTCCAGTCCTTGCTCTTCTTCAACATTCAACAACTATGGTGACTGTTGATCACCTAACACCTCAGTCCCCTGGGGTTAAGCCCACCAGAAAAAAACTTTCACACGATCAGGGTGTGTCTGCCTCCTTCCACCCACACCAAGTCCCACCCCTTGCACACAGAGACCCCACACCTCCACACAAACTTCTTTGTGTGTCTCCCTATTGGCTCATATAGTTCAGCCAATAGGAATGATGTTTTTACTACACTACCTTCAACTTAATTTACAACAATATTATGCTTCACATTTATACTTTCAGAGATATATACCAGGAGGGCTGAGCCACCAAGATCATTACCTGAAGTTCATCCCCTCCTGCCGGTGGcagcaataaaacaaacatatcaaCCATATCAGCAACAGCAAACTCCGACTGCCCCACACCTGCAATTTCAAATAACAACTTTAAAACAGTCAGCTATAACATTTCTGTTGTCAAATTTACTGGCTCATTTCCATTCTACTTCATTCAATTCCTCATCTTCTTGGCCACATATTCACCTTTAAAGTCTTGTTGCTACAGCTAACACCCCAGACTTGAGAAAGATAGAAACTTATTTGCTCAGAGTTCCGCAGGCTGGCAAATGCAAGTGCACAGAACCAGAGTCTATGCAGACAGCATCATTTGGAAAGACAGCAAGCATGCTGATACAGGTATCTCTCCTCTTCTTGGAAAGTCTCAGACACAACATTGGGGCTGCATCTCAGTGCCTTATCTAAGCCTAACTATTTCCCACAGGCCCCAACTCCAAACACTATCGGCATGAGTTTGGATTAATTTGCCTGTACACCTTTCTTTTCTCACTACACCAATGATTTGGATGAAGACTTTATAGAAGAGGTTCTCAatttgtgggttgtgacccctttggaggtcaaatgaccctttcacaaggagTCTCCTAGGATCATTGGAAAACAGagatattcacattacaattcataatagtaacaaaattacagttatgaagtagcaaggaagtaattttatgatggggggtcaccacatgaggacctgtgttaaAGCGCTGCCTTACAGACTTCCATTCTCTCCTCTTAaagttttctctttgcttctctttcatCAGTAAGTGGTCTGAACACAGTGATGCTGCTCCAAAACCATGTCTGCcaatattttcatctctttttacCTTTTCATCCTCATTCCCACTCTGCATACCTCCAATTCTCTCTTCTTTAAACATGCTTGGAGAGACCTCTCAATTGCAGCCAAGTACCACTGAAGGATCTCATAAGAAGCCATGccccctgggggctggagagaactcagtggttaagagtacttgatgcTTTTGCAAGAGGGCCTGGCTTGGTTCTGAACACCAcctagtggctcacaactccacTTCCAAAGGAtataactccctcttctggcctctgtggatatcAGGAACACATGTggaggcacagacatacatgcaggcgaaacttaaacacactaaaaaaataaaaaaaaagtcacctccTAAATCTATTCAGtcagtttccttcttttgttttcactGTCAACACACCATGGAGGAAACAAAGGAGGCACTTCCTAGCTCCTCCCCGTCCCAGGCTCGCCAGGCCACCCACAGCGCAGTGCTGATGTGCCAGCACTGAGGAAGGGGACCTCCATCCCATTCACCTTCCTGAATGCTCACTCCTCGAAAACCCAAACAGGGCAAACACCTCACAGCTTTCTCAGTCATCACCgtatttctccctttctctttataGCCAAATTTCTGGAAAACCTCCACTGGTGCTCACTGTCTATGTTTTGATGCACATTCATAGACTTTTAGTTCTATTTGTTGAATTCCTTTACTCTCCCTAGATTGTCAGTGTACCAGGTCAACGTCCCCTTTCAGGCAGGTAAAGGTCAACAGATGGAGACTCCAGGTGAGATCTCTGAAGAAGGCTGGTCAGCTGGGGTTCCTCTTTACTTGTCCTGCTTTCTATTTCCTAGTCCCTCTCCTTCCGTCTATCTAGAACCCAGGTGGGGCAGCCAAGCTTCATCAACCACCTTTCAGTCTTGAGCAATCTTGAGGGTAGAAACTAAGTGATGGATGGAGAGACACCAGAAGCATCACGGGGGACTGAAGGTACAGAACTGCAATTGCTCtgaacccccccacccccacccccaccagaagcagacaccagaAGCATCACGGGAGACTGAAGGTATAGAACTGCAATTGCTCtgaaccaccccaccccacccctggccCCATGGCTTCTTCAAGACAGCAATGCCCCTTTTACACGAGTCACTGTCACCTCAGGTCTCTAGGACAAGCAGCAAATTGCAACTGTGAGAGAACAAGCTTGGCTTTTATACTGCCCTCTCCATTCAAACTTAAAAGGTGGACTTCTAAGGCTGGTTCTGACTACTGTTGGGGACTAAATTAGGCCTGTCATCCCCTCAGGACACATGCTGAAAACCCAGCCCTCAGTGTGACTACAGATGGAAAGGGCTCTAAGGAGTTAAATGAGGTCATGAGGATGGGGTGCTAATCCAATAGGACTGGTGCCCTGTAGGGAGAGGAGACACCAGGGTGCACATGCCTGAGACATGTCCCATGTTAGGGCACAGCAAGAAGGCAGTCACCGGCAAATGGAAAGAGCGTGCAGAAAACCATCCTGCTGGTGTCTTGACCCTGCAGTTGCAGCTTCCACAACTGTAAGGCAGTGATGTCTATGGTCTAAGTCACCTAGTCCATATTTAGGACAATAATCCTAGCAAACCAATGTGGCTAGTCTCCATTTCACCCCCTATTTTCCTTCATTTAACTTAAACCAAATTTATAACTTAGTACAAAACTATGTGCCATGTTGGTTATGTACTGACCAGTCTTCCTAAAACTATGTCACTTGGACACCTAGCAAGCATACCCCAGTAACGTAATGACACTTGACCTCATATTCCTCTGCCTTCTAATCACTCTTTTCCACTGTGTTCTCTGTTGCTCCAATCCTCCATCCTTAATCTCTTACATTTAGTCAGCAATAAAGTCCTTTTGATCCATCTCCTCTTCTCTAACTTCTCTAGTCCTGCTTTCTTGAGGTAGAACCTGCATTTCCTTTCTCTGATTGACACCATGGTCTAACTGCTTCACACTCCCACTCTAAACCTTCTAACCACCTATCATTCAACTGCATGGTTCCCTCCAAGCACGTATGTGGCTTGCCTTGTTCCTTCAGGGAAAAGGACTCTTTGGCAGGGCACACAAGGAAAGCCTGACTCTGACCACCACTccaagttcctctctctgcctcagtgtTGTGAGAGGCCTGAGCAAGCTGCACCTGTCTGAGTGAAccatgctttctctgtgtctgcccAGTGCCCTTTACCTGAACTATTAGCAccactttccctccctcttcactGACTCCCGGAGCACTGGCTTGGGCTGTATCACACACATTCACTAGGGTAAACCAAAAGACTGTTCCTCATAGGAATGTGAACGCTGGAGCTTTCCTTTCCATGTCTCCACTGCACAGAATTATGTGCTAAGGATGGGACAGCCTCAGAACCCAAAGTTCCCAGCTGCCCAGACTTTCTGAGTGAATACTCTGGACATGAAGTGTGCTTAAGTAGTGCTGTGATTTGCTTCCAAAGGTCATTCTGGTACTTCCTATCCTCTGCACACAGACCATGTCAATTTACACATCAGCTATGTAGACATGTGGGTCACTGTCACCTTTTATATGGAAGCTCTTGCGGGCAGGGAGCATAGCCCATATACTCACATTGCCTGTGGGGCAATACCTTGTATCTAATTCCACTTCATATCTGCTGAATGAACTAAGGGAAATCAGTTGTTATTCATCTTTAAATAGCACTCATTATAATGGTATATTAACTTTTATGAAATAGACTATAATACTCACCTACAGTTTCAATAAGAATGATGTCATATCCCCCTCCTTCACACAACAGAATAGCTTCATTTGTGGTCCTTGTCACACCTCCTAAAGTCCCACTGGTAGGTGATGGCCTGATGTATGCATTCATATCTCTTGATAGCTCAATCATCCGGGTTTTATCACCTAAGAGGGATCCTAAAACACATAGTTACATTTTACAATTATGAAAGAGTTCTAAAGACTAATTACCAATCAGCAAACTCCAAGGGGACCTGACTTATGACAGTTCTTCCCAATATTTCACCATTACTGAGTTCTCCTCCAATTCACTGTCGAGCCCCACAGTGGAGTAACCATTGGATCATTCCAAGTTCCCGAAAACCAACAAGGCCCCCAAAACTGGCTGGAGGTTCATATATAAACCCCCAAGCTCCCCAAGCACTAATCCTTCTTTACCTTCCTTGAGCAATGTCAGTCTCTCAGAACCTTAAACCCTTTGGCCCAGCAGTGTGGTCTCTTCGAGTCATCTCCACATTGGTGTGATTGCCTCTTTGCTGGGGTCCTACCAGAGCATCTAGAATGTCCTCTTGTCACTAATTTACAAGTGGTCAAATCAGGGTCCTAGGTCTATTGTCCCTGGCCACTTCATTTTGGGGTGTTATTTTTATTCCCCTGAACTCCTCCTCTACTCATAAATAAGACATGGTGAGACTCAAATGAGACTATGCAGGAATGGAACATGTGCTTCAGAATGGTTAACAAAACAGACCCTGTCTATCTCACACACTGAAGACCTGTTTCCTTCAGACAGCCTTTCGAGAACTTTTCAGGATGTGTCCTTTGCTGTAAATCTCTACAATACATTGTAACTGCTCTGCATTCTGCTAGCACCCTGGAGACATAAGAAAACCTCGGTgaccctctccttttccttattACCAAGAAAAGCCTCCAGTCCCTGTTCTCTTATTTATACAAATGACATTTTATCAGCCTTATGCAAATACTATGAAAATATGTATTGAAATTATCTGTAGTCCCGGTCTGTTCTTTCTAAATCCCTCACCTGAGTCTTGGGTAAGTGGAAGTACAGTGAGAAGATACAAAAGTAGCCCTAGCACATATCATGACGTTCATAGCTATTTGTCTTATATCTTTCACGTGACTGTTTTCTAACCAGGGCCAATTCCCACACCCTACAGGAAATTTGCCATCTCTAGAGACATGTTCACTTGTCACAAATGGGGGCAGGATGAGATTGGCACCACCTGGATAAAGGGGTGGGATTCTGCTAAGCAAACCTCAATTTATAGGACAATCACTACATACAATGaattgccaccaccaccaaacaattGCCACCAGTGTCACCAAATGTTACCAGTGCCAAGGTTGTGAAAATATGATACAGCTATAGCATAAGTTCCTTGCCTATGAACCTCATCCTAAAGCTACTGTACACTGAATGCTAAACAACGTGGTTATAGTAGCTATTCAACTAATACCCACAGAATGGActgattacatttttttaattatttgtagtATTTGAGCAAACATCAATCTTTGCAAATTCTGAAAGAATTAAGGCCCTGGAACCACTATCACCCTttcctacatttttaaaattaaaaacatatttatttttattatttttaattatgtgtatgtgtgcatatctactcatgagtgtgtgcatgagtgcaggtgcccttggaggctggAGGCGCTGACAGTCcccggaactagagttacaggtggttttgagctacccagtgtgggtgctgggaactgaactcaagtcatctgcaagagcagtcagtgctcttaaccactgggcatcTCTCCAGCTAGCCAATTTCTTGTTGCCATAGAATTCCCTATGAGGAGTGGGGCTATTCTTCCCTGTATGCTTCCACACCAGCATATGGGACAGCAGAGACTGAGAGGTTCTTAGAGGAATGCCCAGTCCTTTATTGTTCCTTCTCATAGGTTCTGATTCTAGAGCACAGGCCTCCCATGTACCTCAACTACCTTATTCACTTCACATCAAACTTTTTCCTGCctacttttctttctgaagtcATTCATGTGGAAGACAACCTATCATAGCTACATTAGTAGCCTACGGAGCTAGCACACCAAACACAGCATTATGACGTTACTCTTCCACAGAGCTATTCTTGCTAGTGAACCACACTGTTAGCCACAGACCCCAGGGTGATCTCAAGGCCATCACAGGAAGGGTTATAAATCTCGAGCAAAAGGACAGACAAATAAGGACAGACACAGGAATTAATGCTGCTTAAACTTCAATTTAGTGCTATTTTCCAATTATATTTGCAAAGACCaggaattatatttataatattctatttatctatgtgtattttttctttggaatcacacacactttttaaaaaccctAAGAATAGGACTCCACAACTTCAGTTTGAGTgtggttaagaaccactgctcagTCAGTGGAGTGTTTGTCTTATACGTGGAAATGAGTCTGACCCTAAGAACTATGCAAGAAAACCAGGCCTGGTCCCACATGCTTATTATCCTGGCACTGGAAAGGCAGGGACAGGGGATTACTGGAGCCTACTGCCCAGCTATCATCACCTACTTGGTGGGTTCTGAGAGAGTgatagattctgtctcaaaaccacgATGGGCAGCACCCGAGGCTGTCCTTCCACCTTCACACAcagctacacatacacacagaaaataaaggtTAGGAGCTTCATAGCTATACACTTTTATCACAGGATATAACATCAGTTCTGCTATGAATTACTACTTCaagctattgttttcttttttctgtggcAAATAATCTAGGCCATGAAGGTGGAGAGGAAATGGCCTTCTCACTTAAATGAAAATTAGGATTATTCATGGAAGCCTTCATTAGCACACTTCATAAATTTTCATTGAGCAAAGTTCTTAAAGAGTACATAAACTACACAACAAATTGACATGAATTTAATCTTGGAACTTGAATATAATTTCATTTACAGCTAAACTTTCTATTACAGTGAACCAAATCCTTTGAATGCTCGGAGCCAACCATATTTCTCAGTAAAAGATATCAAAAATTGTTATCTACCTCTCTACAGACCTAAGGTCTTTCAATTATTACTTCTGGCAGAGTACCAGAGTGTACAAAGCAAGTGCTTTCACTAAGCCCCTATTACTTACCCCTCAGAGACCAGGACACAATGTGACTGCTTGTGCTGCCTGGCTCACTCCTAAAACATCATCCATCCTGCAGCATGGTCCCTGCTGTGCTGGTGCCCCTCCTCCAGAAGGTGCATCCATACCCCTTCAGTGAATAACTGTAATCTGAGCAGCTTAACCCCCAAAGACAAGAAGGGGGAATGTTTCCTGAGAATTTATAGCAGCAAAGgctttatatgttttctttaattggTCCTTAGGGAGGCAAGTTTATATTCATTTTGTCTCTGATGAGCTGCAAATTAAATGCTGAGTGATTGCATGACCTCACATCAACAAGAAACTGCCAAACCCTGTGAGTGCAGTGTGCTCTGCAGTGCTGTGAACACCGTGAGTGCAGTGTGCTCTGCAGTGCTGTGAACACCTTGAGTACAGTGTGCTCTGCAGTGCTGTGAACACTGTGAGTGCCGTGTGCTAGGCAGAGTGCTACAGGGGAATAGCAGAATGGTACATGGCCCTTCAAGAGCTTTCTATTTCACTGGGCAAATAACAGACAGGTGACAAGTTACAaccaattttatgttttttctcaAGCTTAACTGAAGAGATGCTACAACACTATGAAGATAAAACTGAGAAGTGAGGTCCATTGGAGAAACACATTGTGAGAAGTGAGTGGCCCTGGACATGATTACCCAGGGGCTGAGGTGTGTGTGCCATTTGATCAGCCCTAACTTCTAGCACCTTTGACCTTACTAGAGTATCTTCTGAGCTACCCACAAGCTGCCCCTCTCTGTGGAATTCAGCATTTCCAAAGTAACTCTCATAGTTTCCACCTGTGTTGTAGTCAGCTGGCAAAGGCATCCTGGCAGTGGGGAGCCAGGAATATCACAGTCAAagcacacaacaaacctcacacaagagatttattaggTGGGGAAAAACCCAGGAGGGCAGCTGCCTCTGCTCCagggagaagcagcagagaactgAGCAGAAGGCAGGGTTTACATAgcatttggggggcagaggagcTTTTTTGGTTCCCTGTTATTGGAGGGATTATAGCCTGATCTTGGGGCAAGATCAGGGgttggtgggatttttttttctctagggcGGGGCCTAGCTAGCAAGGAGGCGGGGTGAGAAACAGCCTTTACAGCCGCCATTAGGGCTGTTATAGAAGTCAGGTGGAACCTAGCTATTGGAGCTCCTCAGGTTGGGGAGGCATCAGGCCTGGAAGCCAGAGTAGTCTAGGAGTGGAGCCTGGCAGCTGGAAGTCTCCGCTCCAAGACTACTCTAGCAGTCCTAATGAGAAAGTCATCCCTGCCTCCCAATTGGTATGAAAAGCCAACACTATCTCACTTGGCAGAACAGGAATGGTTCCTTTCATGGGATCAAAGTCAGCCAGCAGTTAGAAGTCACCCAACTGCCAATTCCCACTAACTTGTAACAGCCCCCACTAGCTGTGCAGTTAAAATATCAGCCATACTCACCACCACTGGTGCAAGAAGATGGGTCCACAGCTAGCACAGATAATCTGTGCCCTCTATCAGTCAGCATTTTTCCAAAATATTCTATAAAGGTTGATTTCCCTGCACCAGGGGGCCCAGACAATCCTATAGTGAGAGAATGAAATCAGCACCATGACtagttttgatgaataaaacatcagCTTACCTTCTGTTTCCTCTAATTGATGAAAATCATCATTGACATATTTTAACACACCTTAAAGCAGACAGTGGAAAATCCATCTCTTTATCTAATTCCTGAGTAGCagtgagacagaaaggaaaaaactTCCAAGGTCCATGTTTATCAAGTTCACTTTCCCTGTTAGAACGAGTTTTGCCTTTTCCCTGCAATGCAGGTCTTTGGGACACACTTCATTGCTTGTGTTTCAGTGTGCAGAACTTACACACCTGCCTGCCCTACTCTTATCACAGTGGGTAACTATTACACCTACCCCACTTCTACTTCTGACCACTGGAAAATAATCCATTACCCCAGGAACTGTTGGTAATTGACAAAGTAATTTTCTCTATgaacatttttcctttgtttcactCAGAACTTAAAGGAAATatccaataaaagaaaacatgaaaaaaaaattgtggtgTTCAGAAAGGCAGGAAAGCCCCTGTGTGGAGTCAGGAAGCATGGTAGGCAAGGGCAAACCCTGAGCTGTCAGTGGGGGGCCACCCCAGTGCTGCTCCTGACAAGTTCCATGGTCTACACAGTGCTGCTCAGCCCTGCCAGTGCCGCACCCTCCTCAGGACAGGAGCTGCTGCAACAGTACGGTTCTTTGCAGGTTGTTTTAAGGCCAGATGAGATAACATGGAATATGTGTGTCACATATACGACATGGCATGAGAGGAGCACCCGCTCAACGCGAACATTAGAGAAGGGTATTCAGCAGTCTTCAAGAGTGCATACAGGATATGGCCGACTTAGGTCGTTACTACACTCATGGTAGGTTTCCAATTCAAGAGCCTACAGGTGCTGAATAAACTcgctttgcttttatttatgatgatgacaaaaataaatgaagacttgagtttaTCAGGATCAGAGTAAAATACCCAGAAGGCCCTGAGAAGGTGTGTGTGATCTGCTAAGAGACACTGGGATTTTTCTCTCTTCAAGGGTTCTC
The DNA window shown above is from Cricetulus griseus strain 17A/GY chromosome 3, alternate assembly CriGri-PICRH-1.0, whole genome shotgun sequence and carries:
- the Mmaa gene encoding methylmalonic aciduria type A protein, mitochondrial isoform X2, whose amino-acid sequence is MLTDRGHRLSVLAVDPSSCTSGGSLLGDKTRMIELSRDMNAYIRPSPTSGTLGGVTRTTNEAILLCEGGGYDIILIETVGVGQSEFAVADMVDMFVLLLPPAGGDELQGIKRGIIEMADLVVITKSDGDLVVPARRIQAEYVSALKLLRRRSGVWKPKVIRISARSGEGISEMWDTMTEFQRVMLASGELTTKRQKQQKVWMWNLIQENILEHFKTHPSIQEQIPLMERKVLSGTLSPGLAADLLLKAFRSKH